Proteins from a single region of Equus quagga isolate Etosha38 chromosome 18, UCLA_HA_Equagga_1.0, whole genome shotgun sequence:
- the PROK1 gene encoding prokineticin-1, translating into MRGATQVSLMLLLVTVSDCAVITGACERDVQCGPGTCCAVSLWLRGLRMCTPLGREGDDCHPGSHKIPFFRKRQHHTCPCLPNLLCARGPDGRYRCSTDLKGINF; encoded by the exons ATGAGAGGTGCCACGCAAGTCTCACTCATGCTCCTCCTGGTGACTGTGTCCGACTGTGCCGTGATCACGGGG GCCTGCGAGCGGGACGTCCAGTGCGGGCCGGGCACCTGCTGCGCCGTCAGCCTGTGGCTGCGCGGGCTGCGGATGTGCACGCCGCTGGGGCGGGAAGGAGACGACTGCCACCCCGGCAGCCACAAG atcCCCTTCTTCAGAAAACGCCAGCACCACACCTGTCCCTGCCTGCCCAACCTGCTGTGCGCCAGGGGCCCGGATGGCAGGTACCGCTGCTCCACTGACTTGAAGGGCATCAACTTTTAG